The following DNA comes from Chitinophaga nivalis.
GAAAAACTACTTAACTGGCTGTTTACCCAATCTTCTCCCTTATTCAGTTCTGCCGCCATAATAGCCGCTACTGCCGGCGCTATCCGCAACGCCTCACGGGCATCCAGGAATAACAAACGGGTACGGCGGGCCAGGAAATCTTCTATATTACGGGCCATTTCTTCCCTAACAGCCCATACTACCTGTGCTTTGATAATATGATAGGCTTCACTGAGCACTTCCTGCAGATCCGGCTGCGTAGCCACCATCTGATGGATATGCAACGCATCACTACCATAGAAATACCAGGGATCTTCCCAGTTAACATTATCTGTAGCGCCATGTACCTTCATATGGTGCGTGACGGAACTCGTCTGTTTCCAGTGTAATGCCAGCTCCAGCTGATGGATCACATCTTCTGCCATCCTGCGGTAGGTCGTCCATTTACCACCAATTATGGTGACCAATCCGGATGCTGCCACCATAATTTTATGGCTGCGGGATATTTCCTTGGTTTTATGTCCTTCTGCCTTGGGCGCTGCCAGCGGCCGTAATCCGGCCCATACACTGCGTACATCGGACCGCTGCGGTGCGTGTGCCAGGTATTGTTGGGCGGTGCGGAGAATAAACTGAATTTCTTCTTCCAGCGCATGCGGTTCCAGACTGATATTTTTCACCGGCGTATCGGTGGTACCTACTACTACCTTATTGTGCCACGGCACTATAAACAACACCCGCCCATCGCTGGTAGCCGGAATCATCAGTGCATCGTGCCCCGGCAGAAAATCGCGGTCCAGCACCAGGTGTACTCCCTGACTGGCAGCAATGGATTTCGGCGCCTCCGGGTTATCCATCTCCAGCACATCATCTGCAAACACTCCCGTTGCATTAATCACCGCCTTTACCGGCAGCGACCACTCCGCTCCTCCATCCAGTGTATCCTTTACCGTTATGCCACTGATATTTCCTTTGCCATCTTTCTGTAAACCAGTCACCCGCACATAGTTCAACACGGTGCCTCCCTTATCGGCAATCGTCTGCGCCAGGTTCACAGCCAGCCGGCTGTCGTCGAACTGACCGTCGTGATACAGCACGCCTCCTGCCAGCCCGTCCTGTTTCAGGGTAGACAACCGCTCCAGCGTTTTCGCTTTTGAGATATGTACCGATTTCCCCAGACTGAGGCGACCAGCCAGCCAATCGTACATTTTTAAGCCAATTGTATATTTCAGGTTCTCCCACAGACTGAACGTAGGGATCACAAATGTCAGATTACGTACCAGATGCGGTGCATTATGCGCCAGCAAACCACGCTCCACACTGGCTTCCCGCACCAACGACACATCGCCCTGCGCCAGATACCGCACCCCTCCGTGTACCAGCTTGGTACTTTTACTGGAAGTAGACTTTGCAAAATCCACCTGCTCGAGCAACAGCGTACGGTATCCCCGCGTCACCGCTTCCAGCGCCGCCCCCAAACCAGTGGCGCCTCCACCTATTATGACTATATCCCAGGGTTGGGTATCCTTTCTTAACGCCGCGATAATAGCTTCTCTTTTCATAAATGAATTTTCATTGATCCGCAATTCCTTACAAAGTACTGCGGAAATATCTACCGTGCAAAGGTAAAGCCTTCCGCCACCAAAAACTTAACGGTAAAGGCAGCTAAAAGTTCTAATTTCAAAACATTTAGGCACAAAAAATGTTCCTGATGACAGATGGCGGCTTCTCCCGCCTCTTAAACACTTATACAAATTCATATGTCCATTGAGGTTAGAACAGGATACCGATCTTTATTACCCTTCCTGCTGTTGCTGTGCCTTCTGGGCAGCAGCTATACCAGTTTTGCCCAGCAACGGAAAAAGAAACCGCAGCCAGATACCCTCCACCTGGCCGTTATAGACAGCGCCACCCTCAGCAAAAGAATTACCCAACTGGCCAAAGACTCCTCCATCAGGAAGTCGGATACCGCCGTTGCCGTTATCATCAACCGCATAGAAGGTTATACTCTCCTGCTCAACCAGGTGATGAGTACCCTCCGCCGTGGCTTTGATACCGCCTGGATCAGTGATGAAATACCCCTGGTAGATACCTCTCTCACCCTCATCAAATACAACATCGCCGGCCTGGGAGGTACACCCAACATCAACGACATCTATACCAACAAAGTGATGCTGGACCAGCTGCAAAGGCGGCTCACCTCCTGGCAAACCAGCCTGTTTTCCTACTATGATAAACTCGTCAGCATCAACGATACCATCCACTCCCTGCAACGCGACACCTCCATGCGGAACATCCCTGCAGAAGATGAACTCTACGGATTCTATATCGGCCAGCTCACCAATCTGATCATCAAATTCCGCGCGGCCGACAGTGCCAACCGGATCAACCTGATCAAAATGGGCCTGCTGCAGAATAAAGTCGCCAACCGCTATATCGAGGTATCCAACCTGCGGGAAGACATGGACTACCGCCTGAATCAGTTCTCGTCGCACATGTTCAACCGCGACTACCGCTACATCTGGCGCCCGCACCGCGATAGCATCAATCCCCTGGAGTTTATCCCCGTGATGAGAAACTCCCTCCACAAAAGCACCAAAGTACTCACCATCTTCTTCTCTATCCAGTGGCCCATATTCATTGTATGGCTGCTGCTGGCCGGACTTTTTGCGTGGTGGATATACTATAACATCCAACGTGTCCGGCAGCGGCATCCCGCCCCGGAAGCAGAAGCCATCCTGCAGCACAGCCGCTACGTATACCGCTTTCCGGTAGCCTGTACCATCATCTTCGTTACCACCCTGTCGTCTGTCTTATCCGTCCGCTACCCGATCCTGTACACCGAAATTACCTGGGCACTCACCATGACTGCCCTCACCTATATTTTCCGTACCCATCTGCCTACCGCACTATTCCGCTACTGGCTCATGTTAGTAGGGCTACTCATCGTCTATAGTCTGAATAACCTGCTCATAGAGGTCACCTACGCCGAGCAATGGGGACTGCTCATCTCCGCCGCACTGGCCATTCTGCTGGGCAACCGGCTGCTGAAAGAAACGACCCTCACCACATTTGCCCAGCCCCGCTTTACCCGGCCCATCATCAAACTGTTTATGCTTACCAGCTCCTTTTCCCTCCTGCTGGTCATCCTCGCGCGGGTGAGCAGCGCCAAAATCATTGGCTCCGCCGCCGTGGTCAACACCGTCATGGCCCTGAACCTCTCCATACTCGTTAAAATCCTGATGGAAGCAGTATATCTGCAGGTAGAAGCCAACAAAAACTCCAGCTCCTTCATCTCCTTCCTCGACTACCAGGAAGTACAAAAGAAGCTGAAAACCTTACTAACCGTACTGGCTACCGTGGGCTGGCTCGTCATCATCGCCCGCAATTTGTACCTGTATGATGCCATCTATGAATGGATCAGCGAATTCCTCTCCACCACCCATAAAATCGGAAATTCTGAATTTACGTTCAGCAGCGTGATCATCTTTGTACTGGTTATCTGGATCGCTTTCTTCGCCTCCCAGCTGATCGCCTATATGTTTGGCAATACCGGCACCACCACGC
Coding sequences within:
- a CDS encoding glycerol-3-phosphate dehydrogenase/oxidase yields the protein MKREAIIAALRKDTQPWDIVIIGGGATGLGAALEAVTRGYRTLLLEQVDFAKSTSSKSTKLVHGGVRYLAQGDVSLVREASVERGLLAHNAPHLVRNLTFVIPTFSLWENLKYTIGLKMYDWLAGRLSLGKSVHISKAKTLERLSTLKQDGLAGGVLYHDGQFDDSRLAVNLAQTIADKGGTVLNYVRVTGLQKDGKGNISGITVKDTLDGGAEWSLPVKAVINATGVFADDVLEMDNPEAPKSIAASQGVHLVLDRDFLPGHDALMIPATSDGRVLFIVPWHNKVVVGTTDTPVKNISLEPHALEEEIQFILRTAQQYLAHAPQRSDVRSVWAGLRPLAAPKAEGHKTKEISRSHKIMVAASGLVTIIGGKWTTYRRMAEDVIHQLELALHWKQTSSVTHHMKVHGATDNVNWEDPWYFYGSDALHIHQMVATQPDLQEVLSEAYHIIKAQVVWAVREEMARNIEDFLARRTRLLFLDAREALRIAPAVAAIMAAELNKGEDWVNSQLSSFSAEAKGYLLS
- a CDS encoding mechanosensitive ion channel family protein encodes the protein MSIEVRTGYRSLLPFLLLLCLLGSSYTSFAQQRKKKPQPDTLHLAVIDSATLSKRITQLAKDSSIRKSDTAVAVIINRIEGYTLLLNQVMSTLRRGFDTAWISDEIPLVDTSLTLIKYNIAGLGGTPNINDIYTNKVMLDQLQRRLTSWQTSLFSYYDKLVSINDTIHSLQRDTSMRNIPAEDELYGFYIGQLTNLIIKFRAADSANRINLIKMGLLQNKVANRYIEVSNLREDMDYRLNQFSSHMFNRDYRYIWRPHRDSINPLEFIPVMRNSLHKSTKVLTIFFSIQWPIFIVWLLLAGLFAWWIYYNIQRVRQRHPAPEAEAILQHSRYVYRFPVACTIIFVTTLSSVLSVRYPILYTEITWALTMTALTYIFRTHLPTALFRYWLMLVGLLIVYSLNNLLIEVTYAEQWGLLISAALAILLGNRLLKETTLTTFAQPRFTRPIIKLFMLTSSFSLLLVILARVSSAKIIGSAAVVNTVMALNLSILVKILMEAVYLQVEANKNSSSFISFLDYQEVQKKLKTLLTVLATVGWLVIIARNLYLYDAIYEWISEFLSTTHKIGNSEFTFSSVIIFVLVIWIAFFASQLIAYMFGNTGTTTPVKKTKFGSALLLLRLAVLAGGILLAFAASGIPMDKLTIVIGALGVGIGFGLQNVVNNLVSGIILAFEKPIEVGDVIEVGNRSGVVKEIGIRSSKIAAYDGSQVIVPNGDLISQQLINWTLNNRTRRVDFTIGVAYGSNIEQVFTILKSAFTDHEGILTVPEPLVQLTQFSDNAVTFRVFFWISDLGTAGTLQSEVLAHIYNEFNKAGIELPYPQRDLHIRSIDETLLKKWDKPATD